CTCGTGTGTGAGGTGATGGTCGAAGTGTGGAAGAACGCAGACAGCTTCGAAGGCCGGTCGGCCGTATCGAGCTGGATCCTGGGGATCGCCCGGAACCGGCTGATGGACGAGATCCGCCGCCGCGGCAGGCGTCACTTCGACGAACTGGACGAAACCACGGCCGACGATGAGTCCATCGATGCATCCGATGCCCTTGCCGCTGCCGGCGACGCCGGACATGTCAAGGAGTGCATGGACCGCCTGAACGAAGCCCAGCGCGAAGCCGTCCACCTCGCGTTCTACGAGGATTTGACCTACGTCGAAATCGCCGGGATCACCGATTGCCCCGAGGGCACCGTGAAGACCCGCATCTACCACGCCAAGAAGGCTTTGCAGCGCTGTCTGCAGGGATTCGGCCTGGAGTCACGAAATGCCTGAGAGCCCCGAAGAGCGCCGCGCGACCCAGGATCTCCTGCCCCTCTATGCGAACGGCAGGCTGGTCGGTGACGAGCGGGCGCGGGTCGAAGCCGCCCTTGCGGACGACGAGGAGCTGCGCGTCGAGTTGCAGTTCCTCGAGAGCTTGCGGCGCTCGGTCAAGCATAACGCCGAAGCCCCAGGTATGGGCGAGTTGGGCGAGCGCCGGCTGCTGAAGCGAATCCACCAGGAGCGCAGGCGGGAGTTCGTGCAACGCGCATGGCGCCCTGCCTTGGCGATGGCAGCAGGCCTGGCCATCCTGGCCCAGACGTTCGTCATAGGGTCCCTTCAGGGGGAGCTCGGCGAGCTCGAAATGCTGGGTGCCGGGAGCGGCGACCTTCAGGTCCGCTTCAGCCCGAAGGCGCCCGAAGCCGATATCCGCGCGCTGCTCATCGAAGTGAACGCACAGATCGTAGACGGGCCTTCGGCGATCGGGCTGTATCACCTCGATGTGGAGGGGCTCGAAGCCAGCCAGCCCGAGGATCGTGCTCCATTGGAACGGGTCGTTGAAGCGCTGCACGCGCGCGGAGACGTGATCGAATATGCGGCGCCCGAGCTGGGTGAATGAGGGGGCTGGCCCCTCGGGCCGTGCACTGGCGCCTTCTGACCAGCCTTCTGGTGCTGGCCGTGCCGAGCCTCGCGTTCTCCTCGCCGTACATCGAGTCGATCAAGTACAGCGGCTCCTGCGTGACGGGCGGTGCGGCCATCGACCTGAAGGGCAAGGGCTTCGGGAAGCAGGGTGACCTTGTCGTCGTTGCACGCAGTCTTCCCGGCAAGCCCACCCTGAGCACGACGGCATGGACGGACACCTCGATCCGGGCACTCACCGTGTCCGGGACCGGCGGTGGATCCGTCACCGTGGCGCTGCGGGACGCCAACGGTGCCTGGCACGGCAACCAGGTCAAGTATCCAGTCTGCGTGAAGAAAGCGAGCGGCCCGCCCGGGAATTCCAAGAAAGCGAGCGGCTCACCCGGGGATTCCAAGAACGTGAAGGCCGGGCCCGGGGAAACGAAGAAGCCGGTGTTTTCCGCGCTTGCGGGGCACCCGAGTACGCGACGTCAGCTGACAGGCTTGCGGCCGATAGGCCCCGGGGATCTGCTCGCGGGGGAAGAGCTCGTGGTGTTGCTGCGCCGTCGCAGTACTTCGGCC
This portion of the bacterium genome encodes:
- a CDS encoding sigma-70 family RNA polymerase sigma factor, giving the protein MIQGAVDHDQLLASIAAGNESALVELFRAFEGRIFAFAQSRLNDPAFASDLVCEVMVEVWKNADSFEGRSAVSSWILGIARNRLMDEIRRRGRRHFDELDETTADDESIDASDALAAAGDAGHVKECMDRLNEAQREAVHLAFYEDLTYVEIAGITDCPEGTVKTRIYHAKKALQRCLQGFGLESRNA